In the genome of Rhodamnia argentea isolate NSW1041297 chromosome 3, ASM2092103v1, whole genome shotgun sequence, one region contains:
- the LOC115753527 gene encoding CBL-interacting serine/threonine-protein kinase 9 isoform X1: MSVQVPATRTRVGRYELGKTIGEGSFAKVKFAKHLDSGDSFAIKIIDRHHVLRHKMVEQIKREIATMKLIKHPNVIKIFEVMASKTKIYIVLEFVDGGELFDKIARHGRLREDEARRYFQQLIDAVDYCHSRGVYHRDLKPENLLLDTYGVLKVSDFGLSTFSKKVREDGLLHTACGTPNYVAPEVLTNNGYDGTSSDIWSCGVILFVLMAGYLPFDEANVIALYRKICNADFACPSWFSSGAKNLIKCILNPSPLTRITIPEIREDEWFKKGYRPPHFEQEEEVNLDDIDAAFNDSQERLVTERKERPESMNAFELISRSQGFNLESLFEKQMDLVKRETRFTSQHPANEIMSKIEETAKPLGFNVDKRNYKMKLRGDKTGRKGHLSVATEVFEVAPSLHMVELRKIGGDTLEFHRFYKSFSSGLKDIVWQSDETARRA, encoded by the exons ATGAGCGTCCAGGTACCTGCGACGAGGACCCGCGTGGGGAGGTACGAGCTAGGCAAGACGATCGGGGAAGGCAGCTTTGCCAAGGTCAAGTTCGCCAAGCACCTCGACTCCGGCGACTCCTTTGCCATCAAGATCATCGACCGCCATCACGTCCTCCGTCATAAGATGGTCGagcag ATAAAGAGAGAAATAGCAACCATGAAGCTGATCAAGCATCCAAACGTTATTAAAATTTTCGAG GTCATGGCCAGCAAAACAAAGATCTACATTGTTCTTGAGTTCGTTGATGGTGGCGAGCTCTTTGACAAAATA GCAAGACATGGAAGGCTAAGAGAGGATGAAGCCAGGCGCTATTTTCAGCAACTAATTGACGCTGTGGACTACTGTCATAGCAGGGGTGTTTACCATAGAGATTTGAAG CCTGAAAATCTGCTTCTAGACACCTATGGAGTCCTCAAAGTTTCAGATTTTGGATTGAGTACGTTCTCAAAGAAAGTGAGG gAGGATGGGTTGCTTCATACTGCCTGTGGAACACCGAATTATGTAGCTCCTGAG GTCTTGACTAATAATGGATATGATGGTACATCATCCGATATTTGGTCTTGTGGGGTAATTCTTTTTGTATTAATGGCTGGATACTTGCCTTTTGATGAAGCCAATGTCATTGCTCTGTACAGAAAG ATCTGCAACGCTGATTTTGCATGTCCTTCATGGTTCTCATCTGGTGCAAAGAATCTTATTAAATGTATTCTTAATCCAAGTCCTCTCACG CGAATAACAATTCCTGAAATCCGGGAAGATGAATGGTTCAAGAAGGGTTACAGGCCACCTCACTTCGAGCAGGAAGAGGAGGTAAATCTTGACGACATTGATGCTGCTTTCAATGATTCACAG GAACGTCTTGTAACAGAGCGGAAAGAGAGGCCTGAATCCATGAATGCGTTTGAGCTTATTTCTAGGTCACAAGGATTCAATCTCGAAAGTTTATTCGAGAAGCAGATG GACCTTGTGAAGCGAGAGACCCGATTTACTTCTCAGCACCCTGCAAATGAAATCATGTCTAAAATTGAAGAAACTGCTAAGCCTTTGGGCTTTAATGTTGATAAAAGAAACTACAAG ATGAAACTGCGGGGTGATAAAACTGGAAGAAAAGGTCACCTGTCCGTGGCTACAGAG GTCTTTGAGGTGGCTCCTTCACTCCACATGGTTGAGCTTCGTAAAATTGGTGGCGACACGTTGGAGTTTCATAGG TTCTATAAGAGCTTCTCATCGGGCTTGAAGGATATAGTTTGGCAATCTGATGAAACTGCTCGTCGGGCTTGA
- the LOC115753527 gene encoding CBL-interacting serine/threonine-protein kinase 9 isoform X2: MSVQVPATRTRVGRYELGKTIGEGSFAKVKFAKHLDSGDSFAIKIIDRHHVLRHKMVEQIKREIATMKLIKHPNVIKIFEVMASKTKIYIVLEFVDGGELFDKIARHGRLREDEARRYFQQLIDAVDYCHSRGVYHRDLKPENLLLDTYGVLKVSDFGLSTFSKKEDGLLHTACGTPNYVAPEVLTNNGYDGTSSDIWSCGVILFVLMAGYLPFDEANVIALYRKICNADFACPSWFSSGAKNLIKCILNPSPLTRITIPEIREDEWFKKGYRPPHFEQEEEVNLDDIDAAFNDSQERLVTERKERPESMNAFELISRSQGFNLESLFEKQMDLVKRETRFTSQHPANEIMSKIEETAKPLGFNVDKRNYKMKLRGDKTGRKGHLSVATEVFEVAPSLHMVELRKIGGDTLEFHRFYKSFSSGLKDIVWQSDETARRA, translated from the exons ATGAGCGTCCAGGTACCTGCGACGAGGACCCGCGTGGGGAGGTACGAGCTAGGCAAGACGATCGGGGAAGGCAGCTTTGCCAAGGTCAAGTTCGCCAAGCACCTCGACTCCGGCGACTCCTTTGCCATCAAGATCATCGACCGCCATCACGTCCTCCGTCATAAGATGGTCGagcag ATAAAGAGAGAAATAGCAACCATGAAGCTGATCAAGCATCCAAACGTTATTAAAATTTTCGAG GTCATGGCCAGCAAAACAAAGATCTACATTGTTCTTGAGTTCGTTGATGGTGGCGAGCTCTTTGACAAAATA GCAAGACATGGAAGGCTAAGAGAGGATGAAGCCAGGCGCTATTTTCAGCAACTAATTGACGCTGTGGACTACTGTCATAGCAGGGGTGTTTACCATAGAGATTTGAAG CCTGAAAATCTGCTTCTAGACACCTATGGAGTCCTCAAAGTTTCAGATTTTGGATTGAGTACGTTCTCAAAGAAA gAGGATGGGTTGCTTCATACTGCCTGTGGAACACCGAATTATGTAGCTCCTGAG GTCTTGACTAATAATGGATATGATGGTACATCATCCGATATTTGGTCTTGTGGGGTAATTCTTTTTGTATTAATGGCTGGATACTTGCCTTTTGATGAAGCCAATGTCATTGCTCTGTACAGAAAG ATCTGCAACGCTGATTTTGCATGTCCTTCATGGTTCTCATCTGGTGCAAAGAATCTTATTAAATGTATTCTTAATCCAAGTCCTCTCACG CGAATAACAATTCCTGAAATCCGGGAAGATGAATGGTTCAAGAAGGGTTACAGGCCACCTCACTTCGAGCAGGAAGAGGAGGTAAATCTTGACGACATTGATGCTGCTTTCAATGATTCACAG GAACGTCTTGTAACAGAGCGGAAAGAGAGGCCTGAATCCATGAATGCGTTTGAGCTTATTTCTAGGTCACAAGGATTCAATCTCGAAAGTTTATTCGAGAAGCAGATG GACCTTGTGAAGCGAGAGACCCGATTTACTTCTCAGCACCCTGCAAATGAAATCATGTCTAAAATTGAAGAAACTGCTAAGCCTTTGGGCTTTAATGTTGATAAAAGAAACTACAAG ATGAAACTGCGGGGTGATAAAACTGGAAGAAAAGGTCACCTGTCCGTGGCTACAGAG GTCTTTGAGGTGGCTCCTTCACTCCACATGGTTGAGCTTCGTAAAATTGGTGGCGACACGTTGGAGTTTCATAGG TTCTATAAGAGCTTCTCATCGGGCTTGAAGGATATAGTTTGGCAATCTGATGAAACTGCTCGTCGGGCTTGA